In Populus nigra chromosome 10, ddPopNigr1.1, whole genome shotgun sequence, the following proteins share a genomic window:
- the LOC133705942 gene encoding ACT domain-containing protein ACR4-like isoform X3, with protein MEVNMSFSNDMDDEYEKLFRRLNPPRVVIDNEACKNATVIRVDSANKHGKLLEVVQVLTDLNLIITKAYVSSDGGWFMDVFNVTDQDGNKVTDEAILDYITKSLGTESCFTSSMGSFGVKQSIDHTAIELTGSDRPGLLSEVSAVLAHLKCNVLNAEVWTHNMRAAAVMQVTDDETGSAITDPEKLSRVKELLCNVLKGSNKYRGARTVVSHGVTHTERRLHQMMFADRDYERANNDVLDEKQRPNVSVVNWYEKDYSVITIRSKDRPKLLFDTVCTLTDMEYVVFHANIDAEGPEAHQEYYIKHVDGSPVKSEAERQRIIQCLEAAIERRVSEGLKLELCTTDRIGLLSDVTRIFRENSLTVTRAEVTTRAGKAVNTFYVSDASGYPVDAKTIDSIRQATGQTILKVKGSPEELKPVSQESPTKFLFGGLFKSRSFVNFGLVKSYS; from the exons ATGG AGGTCAACATGAGCTTTTCAAATGATATGGATGATGAATATGAGAAGCTCTTTAGGAGATTGAATCCACCGAG ggTTGTGATTGATAATGAAGCTTGCAAGAATGCTACTGTTATAAGG GTTGACAGTGCTAACAAACATGGAAAACTTCTTGAAGTTGTTCAAGTCCTCACTGATCTGAACCTTATCATAACCAAAGCTTACGTATCCTCTGATGGTGGATGGTTCATGGATg TTTTTAATGTTACGGATCAAGATGGAAACAAGGTTACCGATGAAGCAATTCTAGATTATATTACAAAG TCGTTAGGGACAGAATCTTGCTTTACATCTTCCATGGGATCTTTTGGGGTTAAACAATCTATAGATCACACTGCAATTGAGTTAACAGGAAGTGACAGACCAGGGCTGCTATCTGAAGTGAGTGCTGTCCTCGCCCATTTAAAATGCAATGTATTGAATGCAGAGGTCTGGACACACAATATGCGGGCAGCAGCCGTGATGCAAGTAACTGATGATGAAACTGGGTCAGCAATTACTGACCCGGAGAAGCTATCGAGGGTCAAGGAACTTCTTTGTAATGTACTGAAGGGCAGTAACAAATATAGGGGAGCTAGGACTGTCGTGTCTCATGGGGTCACCCATACTGAGAGAAGGCTTCACCAAATGATGTTTGCTGATAGGGATTATGAACGAGCTAACAATGATGTATTGGATGAGAAGCAAAGACCTAATGTGAGTGTGGTGAATTGGTATGAGAAGGACTACTCAGTGATAACTATAAGAAGTAAAGATAGACCAAAGCTTCTCTTCGATACGGTGTGCACATTGACAGACATGGAGTATGTAGTTTTTCATGCTAATATAGATGCCGAGGGTCCAGAAGCTCATCAG GAATATTATATCAAGCATGTTGATGGTTCCCCTGTAAAATCAGAGGCAGAGAGACAAAGAATTATACAATGTCTTGAAGCAGCTATTGAAAGAAGAGTATCTGAG GGCTTGAAGCTAGAGTTATGCACTACGGACAGAATTGGGCTGCTATCTGATGTTACTCGTATCTTTCGTGAAAATAGCCTTACTGTCACCAGAGCAGAAGTTACAACAAGAGCAGGCAAAGCTGTTAATACATTTTATGTTAGTGATGCATCAGGGTATCCTGTTGATGCTAAAACCATAGATTCCATCCGGCAAGCAACCGGCCAGACCATACTGAAGGTGAAAGGCAGTCCTGAAGAGTTAAAACCGGTCTCTCAGGAATCACCCACAAAGTTTCTCTTTGGAGGTCTCTTCAAATCGAGATCTTTTGTAAACTTTGGATTGGTTAAGTCGTATTCTTGA
- the LOC133705942 gene encoding ACT domain-containing protein ACR4-like isoform X2: MREVNMSFSNDMDDEYEKLFRRLNPPRVVIDNEACKNATVIRVDSANKHGKLLEVVQVLTDLNLIITKAYVSSDGGWFMDVFNVTDQDGNKVTDEAILDYITKSLGTESCFTSSMGSFGVKQSIDHTAIELTGSDRPGLLSEVSAVLAHLKCNVLNAEVWTHNMRAAAVMQVTDDETGSAITDPEKLSRVKELLCNVLKGSNKYRGARTVVSHGVTHTERRLHQMMFADRDYERANNDVLDEKQRPNVSVVNWYEKDYSVITIRSKDRPKLLFDTVCTLTDMEYVVFHANIDAEGPEAHQEYYIKHVDGSPVKSEAERQRIIQCLEAAIERRVSEGLKLELCTTDRIGLLSDVTRIFRENSLTVTRAEVTTRAGKAVNTFYVSDASGYPVDAKTIDSIRQATGQTILKVKGSPEELKPVSQESPTKFLFGGLFKSRSFVNFGLVKSYS, encoded by the exons ATGCGGG AGGTCAACATGAGCTTTTCAAATGATATGGATGATGAATATGAGAAGCTCTTTAGGAGATTGAATCCACCGAG ggTTGTGATTGATAATGAAGCTTGCAAGAATGCTACTGTTATAAGG GTTGACAGTGCTAACAAACATGGAAAACTTCTTGAAGTTGTTCAAGTCCTCACTGATCTGAACCTTATCATAACCAAAGCTTACGTATCCTCTGATGGTGGATGGTTCATGGATg TTTTTAATGTTACGGATCAAGATGGAAACAAGGTTACCGATGAAGCAATTCTAGATTATATTACAAAG TCGTTAGGGACAGAATCTTGCTTTACATCTTCCATGGGATCTTTTGGGGTTAAACAATCTATAGATCACACTGCAATTGAGTTAACAGGAAGTGACAGACCAGGGCTGCTATCTGAAGTGAGTGCTGTCCTCGCCCATTTAAAATGCAATGTATTGAATGCAGAGGTCTGGACACACAATATGCGGGCAGCAGCCGTGATGCAAGTAACTGATGATGAAACTGGGTCAGCAATTACTGACCCGGAGAAGCTATCGAGGGTCAAGGAACTTCTTTGTAATGTACTGAAGGGCAGTAACAAATATAGGGGAGCTAGGACTGTCGTGTCTCATGGGGTCACCCATACTGAGAGAAGGCTTCACCAAATGATGTTTGCTGATAGGGATTATGAACGAGCTAACAATGATGTATTGGATGAGAAGCAAAGACCTAATGTGAGTGTGGTGAATTGGTATGAGAAGGACTACTCAGTGATAACTATAAGAAGTAAAGATAGACCAAAGCTTCTCTTCGATACGGTGTGCACATTGACAGACATGGAGTATGTAGTTTTTCATGCTAATATAGATGCCGAGGGTCCAGAAGCTCATCAG GAATATTATATCAAGCATGTTGATGGTTCCCCTGTAAAATCAGAGGCAGAGAGACAAAGAATTATACAATGTCTTGAAGCAGCTATTGAAAGAAGAGTATCTGAG GGCTTGAAGCTAGAGTTATGCACTACGGACAGAATTGGGCTGCTATCTGATGTTACTCGTATCTTTCGTGAAAATAGCCTTACTGTCACCAGAGCAGAAGTTACAACAAGAGCAGGCAAAGCTGTTAATACATTTTATGTTAGTGATGCATCAGGGTATCCTGTTGATGCTAAAACCATAGATTCCATCCGGCAAGCAACCGGCCAGACCATACTGAAGGTGAAAGGCAGTCCTGAAGAGTTAAAACCGGTCTCTCAGGAATCACCCACAAAGTTTCTCTTTGGAGGTCTCTTCAAATCGAGATCTTTTGTAAACTTTGGATTGGTTAAGTCGTATTCTTGA
- the LOC133705942 gene encoding ACT domain-containing protein ACR4-like isoform X1: MCFALMMVISQETNFLVLWAGFVLIAFLFYFPFKIFISTEVNMSFSNDMDDEYEKLFRRLNPPRVVIDNEACKNATVIRVDSANKHGKLLEVVQVLTDLNLIITKAYVSSDGGWFMDVFNVTDQDGNKVTDEAILDYITKSLGTESCFTSSMGSFGVKQSIDHTAIELTGSDRPGLLSEVSAVLAHLKCNVLNAEVWTHNMRAAAVMQVTDDETGSAITDPEKLSRVKELLCNVLKGSNKYRGARTVVSHGVTHTERRLHQMMFADRDYERANNDVLDEKQRPNVSVVNWYEKDYSVITIRSKDRPKLLFDTVCTLTDMEYVVFHANIDAEGPEAHQEYYIKHVDGSPVKSEAERQRIIQCLEAAIERRVSEGLKLELCTTDRIGLLSDVTRIFRENSLTVTRAEVTTRAGKAVNTFYVSDASGYPVDAKTIDSIRQATGQTILKVKGSPEELKPVSQESPTKFLFGGLFKSRSFVNFGLVKSYS; the protein is encoded by the exons ATGTGTTTTGCGTTGATGATGGTTATTTCTCAAGAAACCAACTTTTTGGTTTTATGGGCTGGTTTTGTTCTcatagcttttcttttttattttccgttcaaaatttttatttctacagAGGTCAACATGAGCTTTTCAAATGATATGGATGATGAATATGAGAAGCTCTTTAGGAGATTGAATCCACCGAG ggTTGTGATTGATAATGAAGCTTGCAAGAATGCTACTGTTATAAGG GTTGACAGTGCTAACAAACATGGAAAACTTCTTGAAGTTGTTCAAGTCCTCACTGATCTGAACCTTATCATAACCAAAGCTTACGTATCCTCTGATGGTGGATGGTTCATGGATg TTTTTAATGTTACGGATCAAGATGGAAACAAGGTTACCGATGAAGCAATTCTAGATTATATTACAAAG TCGTTAGGGACAGAATCTTGCTTTACATCTTCCATGGGATCTTTTGGGGTTAAACAATCTATAGATCACACTGCAATTGAGTTAACAGGAAGTGACAGACCAGGGCTGCTATCTGAAGTGAGTGCTGTCCTCGCCCATTTAAAATGCAATGTATTGAATGCAGAGGTCTGGACACACAATATGCGGGCAGCAGCCGTGATGCAAGTAACTGATGATGAAACTGGGTCAGCAATTACTGACCCGGAGAAGCTATCGAGGGTCAAGGAACTTCTTTGTAATGTACTGAAGGGCAGTAACAAATATAGGGGAGCTAGGACTGTCGTGTCTCATGGGGTCACCCATACTGAGAGAAGGCTTCACCAAATGATGTTTGCTGATAGGGATTATGAACGAGCTAACAATGATGTATTGGATGAGAAGCAAAGACCTAATGTGAGTGTGGTGAATTGGTATGAGAAGGACTACTCAGTGATAACTATAAGAAGTAAAGATAGACCAAAGCTTCTCTTCGATACGGTGTGCACATTGACAGACATGGAGTATGTAGTTTTTCATGCTAATATAGATGCCGAGGGTCCAGAAGCTCATCAG GAATATTATATCAAGCATGTTGATGGTTCCCCTGTAAAATCAGAGGCAGAGAGACAAAGAATTATACAATGTCTTGAAGCAGCTATTGAAAGAAGAGTATCTGAG GGCTTGAAGCTAGAGTTATGCACTACGGACAGAATTGGGCTGCTATCTGATGTTACTCGTATCTTTCGTGAAAATAGCCTTACTGTCACCAGAGCAGAAGTTACAACAAGAGCAGGCAAAGCTGTTAATACATTTTATGTTAGTGATGCATCAGGGTATCCTGTTGATGCTAAAACCATAGATTCCATCCGGCAAGCAACCGGCCAGACCATACTGAAGGTGAAAGGCAGTCCTGAAGAGTTAAAACCGGTCTCTCAGGAATCACCCACAAAGTTTCTCTTTGGAGGTCTCTTCAAATCGAGATCTTTTGTAAACTTTGGATTGGTTAAGTCGTATTCTTGA